From a single Brassica oleracea var. oleracea cultivar TO1000 chromosome C5, BOL, whole genome shotgun sequence genomic region:
- the LOC106296195 gene encoding protein PHR1-LIKE 1 isoform X3, whose protein sequence is MNNPVPCQVFPLASGGTSSGYCNGTYVSSHERSSSQTRQSVETQPLPVTNQPQGQRDMSWPEDQLQGFFDFPPQAESSRAKSEWPDWANQMISVDDGLEPNWSELLGDPNVLNQDSKIPTPSCDIARQEIVVSTQHQVDPSSAKSPQASSMTSKQRMRWTPELHEAFVDAINQLGGSERATPKAVLKLINSPGLTIYHVKSHLQKYRTARYKPEISVDTEKPPLKTLKTIEDIKSLDLKTSIEITEALRLQMEVQKKLHEQLEVQRTLQLQIEEQGRYLQMMIEKQQQKMQEKKIGSSSGTSTMPEADTSSAPSPDLSQVSITERLQSGSGTLDQSGSPSLATKKRVRED, encoded by the exons ATGAACAACCCTGTACCTTGTCAAGTGTTTCCTCTAGCTTCCGGTGGCACTTCTTCTGGATACTGCAATGGCACGTACGTTTCATCACATGAAAGAAGCTCCTCACAGACCAGACAATCCGTGGAAACACAACCCTTGCCGGTGACTAATCAACCTCAAGGGCAGAGAGATATGAGCTGGCCTGAAGACCAGCTCCAAGGGTTCTTTGACTTTCCTCCACAAGCAGAGAGCAGCAGAGCGAAAAGCGAATGGCCAGACTGGGCCAATCAGATGATCTCTGTCGATGATGGTCTGGAACCTAACTGGTCGGAGCTTCTAGGTGATCCTAATGTCCTCAACCAAGATTCAAAG ATACCAACACCGTCTTGTGATATAGCTAGGCAAGAGATAGTAGTCAGTACTCAGCATCAGGTGGATCCTTCGAGTGCCAAAAGCCCACAAGCTAGTTCAATGACATCTAAGCAACGAATGCGTTGGACACCTGAACTCCATGAAGCATTTGTTGATGCTATCAATCAGCTCGGTGGTAGTGAAC GAGCCACACCTAAGGCTGTATTGAAGCTCATCAATAGCCCAGGGCTGACCATATACCATGTCAAAAGCCATTTGCAG AAATACAGAACGGCTAGGTATAAACCGGAGATTTCAGTAGATACAG AAAAACCTCCACTGAAGACTTTGAAGACCATTGAAGATATCAAGTCTCTTGACTTGAAGAC GAGCATTGAAATCACTGAAGCTCTACGGTTACAAATGGAAGTTCAGAAAAAACTCCATGAGCAACTTGAG GTCCAAAGAACGTTACAGTTACAAATTGAGGAACAAGGTCGGTATCTCCAGATGATGATTGAGAAACAACAACAGAAGATGCAAGAGAAGAAAATAGGCTCTTCTTCTGGCACATCAACAATGCCAGAAGCTGACACTTCTTCAGCTCCATCACCAGACCTTTCACAAGTGTCAATAACTGAGAGACTGCAGAGTGGTTCTGGCACATTGGATCAGAGCGGGTCTCCCTCTTTGGCTACTAAGAAACGAGTTAGAGAAGATTAA
- the LOC106293957 gene encoding cysteine-rich repeat secretory protein 39 isoform X2 → MVVHLISPIARTVALIFISLPSLINTSLLDYDTLVFSKCDSSDTNILQKTTTTQYPNYSNHNLFLRAQALYSFLSKLESESSRAKFFKTLAGNDQHAVSGWFQCREDYPSEICHRCVTELRSISSRMCGNATSARVHLRGCHMVYEFEFVDTPTAPYNHHNYKLMETPERGLIHKICDGATAETLAGFEEMRTEALTAAETGVVDGHGFYEESYKLLHVVAQCDGHVEACDCGECVSAAAAAAAEECPWSIAGQIYLEGCYVGYTYNPHEYPGDSYHEEGGQASTGKSLAIVVGGVAALVFVAIFFLFLKSLRRKGDDC, encoded by the exons ATGGTTGTTCACTTGATCTCTCCTATCGCACGAACCGTAGCCCTAATCTTCATCTCTCTTCCCTCTCTCATTAACACATCCTTATTGGATTACGACACTCTAGTGTTCAGTAAATGTGATTCATCAGACACAAACATCCTCCAAAAAACAACAACCACACAGTATCCCAATTACTCAAACCATAATCTCTTTCTTCGTGCGCAAGCTCTTTATTCTTTCTTAAGCAAACTCGAATCAGAATCCTCTCGAGCGAAGTTCTTTAAGACTCTAGCTGGTAACGACCAACACGCCGTCTCAGGATGGTTCCAATGCAGAGAAGATTATCCGAGTGAGATATGCCATAGATGTGTTACTGAGCTTCGTAGTATTTCGTCTAGAATGTGTGGAAATGCTACGTCAGCTCGTGTTCATCTCAGGGGATGTCACATGGTGTACGAATTCGAATTTGTTGATACCCCTACTGCTC CCTATAATCATCATAACTACAAGTTAATGGAAACACCGGAACGCGGTCTCATCCACAAGATATGTGACGGAGCTACGGCGGAGACGTTAGCGGGATTCGAAGAGATGAGAACGGAGGCACTCACTGCTGCCGAAACAGGAGTTGTTGACGGGCACGGGTTCTACGAGGAAAGCTACAAGCTCCTGCACGTTGTGGCTCAGTGCGACGGCCACGTTGAAGCCTGTGATTGCGGTGAGTGCGTCAGTGCGGCCGCGGCAGCAGCGGCAGAAGAGTGTCCGTGGTCCATCGCCGGTCAAATATACTTGGAAGGTTGCTACGTTGGGTATACGTATAACCCGCATGAATATCCCGGTGATTCATACCACG AGGAAGGGGGACAAGCAAGCACGGGGAAGTCGTTGGCGATAGTTGTAGGAGGAGTCGCGGCTTTGGTCTTTGTTGCTATTTTCTTCTTGTTCCTCAAGAGCTTGCGTAGAAAAGGAGATG ATTGTTGA
- the LOC106295934 gene encoding 60S ribosomal protein L23: MSKRGRGGTSGNKFRMSLGLPVAATVNCADNTGAKNLYIISVKGIKGRLNRLPSACVGDMVMATVKKGKPDLRKKVLPAVIVRQRKPWRRKDGVFMYFEDNAGVIVNPKGEMKGSAITGPIGKECADLWPRIASAANAIV; encoded by the exons ATGTCGAAGCGAG GAAGAGGAGGAACCTCTGGAAACAAGTTCAGGATGTCACTGGGTCTTCCAGTGGCAGCCACCGTGAACTGTGCTGACAACACCGGAGCCAAGAACCTCTACATCATCTCCGTCAAAGGTATCAAGGGTCGTCTCAACCGTCTGCCGTCCGCATGTGTTGGCGACATGGTCATGGCTACCGTGAAGAAGGGTAAACCGGATCTACGTAAGAAGGTGCTGCCAGCTGTCATCGTTAGGCAGAGGAAGCCTTGGCGCCGAAAGGACGGTGTCTTCATGTACTTCGAGG ACAATGCTGGTGTCATTGTCAATCCCAAGGGTGAAATGAAAG GATCTGCTATCACTGGACCAATCGGGAAGGAGTGTGCCGACCTGTGGCCAAGGATCGCTAGTGCTGCTAACGCCATCGTTTAA
- the LOC106295933 gene encoding histone-lysine N-methyltransferase SUVR4 isoform X1, with translation MLPLILTDERVRKACETTRELKIPDEKTLSVLKKLLQENGENWTLIKLDNYTALIDAIYSLDEEEEEEEEEEDKKKKETSSNSTRGKHVFDSPPSGALKKQRESSSNRGKNVVVGTECSPATLKRKYETRSATSGSSSEEAQKQQQTSNGVVRKKKYKTIIRDITKGSESVEISLVDEVGTEQVPKFTYIPHNIVYQSAYLHVSLARISDDDCCASCKGDCLSADFPCACARETSGEYAYSKEGLLKEEFLDTCLKMKKAPDSFSKFYCQDCPLERGDGKCEGHLIRKFIKECWRKCGCDMMCGNRVVQRGIRCQLQVYFTQEGKGWGIRTLQDLPKGTFVCEYIGEILTNTELYERNIRSTSERHTYPVTLDADWGSEKDLKDEEALCLDATICGNVARFVNHRCEDANLIDIPVQIETPDRHYYHIAFFTIRDVKAMDELTWDYLIDFHDESHPVKAFRCCCGSELCRDKKPKGSGGKSGERRKAVPAKKQAGSKAMALKRK, from the exons ATGCTGCCTTTGATCCTCACCGACGAGAGGGTACGCAAAGCTTGCGAGACAACAAGAGAACTCAAAATCCCCGATGAGAAGACACTCTCGGTGCTTAAGAAGCTACTCCAAGAGAACGGTGAGAACTGGACTCTCATCAAACTTGATAACTACACCGCATTGATCGACGCTATCTACTCTCTCGACGAAGAAGAAGAAGAAGAAGAAGAAGAAGAGGATAAGAAAAAAAAGGAAACTTCATCAAACAGCACTAGAGGGAAGCATGTCTTTGACTCTCCTCCTAGTGGTGCTCTGAAGAAGCAAAGAGAAAGTTCATCTAACAGAGGGAAGAATGTTGTTGTGGGCACTGAGTGCTCTCCTGCTACTCTGAAAAGAAAATATGAGACCCGTTCTGCAACCTCAGGCTCATCCTCCGAGGAAGCTCAGAAGCAGCAACAGACCAGCAATGGTGTTGTTCGCAAGAAGAAGTATAAAACCATTATTCGTGACATCACGAAAGGTTCGGAGAGCGTTGAGATATCTCTGGTTGATGAGGTTGGGACTGAGCAGGTCCCCAAGTTTACTTACATCCCTCACAACATCGTGTACCAAAGTGCTTACTTGCATGTCTCTCTGGCTCGGATTTCTGATGATGATTGTTGCGCGAGCTGTAAGGGGGACTGTCTTTCGGCTGATTTTCCGTGTGCGTGTGCTCGTGAAACCAGCGGAGAGTATGCGTATAGTAAAGAAGGGTTGTTAAAGGAGGAGTTTTTGGATACTTGTCTTAAGATGAAAAAGGCGCCTGATAGCTTCAGTAAGTTTTACTGCCAAGACTGCCCTTTGGAGAGAGGTGATGGAAAGTGTGAAGGGCATTTGATCAGGAAGTTTATTAAGGAGTGCTGGAGGAAGTGTGGGTGTGATATGATGTGTGGGAATCGAGTGGTGCAGAGAGGGATAAGGTGCCAACTGCAG GTTTACTTTACTCAAGAAGGGAAAGGATGGGGTATTAGAACACTGCAAGACTTGCCGAAAGGAACATTTGTCTGTGAATACATTGGTGAAATATTGACCAATACGGAGTTGTACGAGCGGAATATAAGGTCTACTAGTGAACGGCATACATATCCTGTAACTCTGGATGCAGACTGGGGTTCTGAAAAGGATTTGAAAGATGAAGAAGCTCTCTGTCTGGATGCCACAATCTGTGGGAATGTCGCTAGGTTTGTCAATCACAG ATGTGAGGATGCAAACTTGATTGATATTCCGGTACAAATAGAGACTCCTGACAGACATTATTACCAT ATTGCCTTTTTTACCATTCGAGACGTGAAGGCCATGGATGAACTGACATGG GATTACTTGATAGATTTCCATGATGAAAGCCATCCCGTGAAGGCATTTAGATGTTGCTGCGGAAGCGAATTATGCAGAGACAAAAAGCCAAAAG GATCTGGAGGCAAGTCAGGAGAAAGAAGAAAGGCTGTTCCTGCTAAAAAACAAGCAG GTTCCAAAGCGATGGCATTAAAACGAAAATGA
- the LOC106296195 gene encoding protein PHR1-LIKE 1 isoform X2, whose protein sequence is MTLTGDFGFPTAMSSFFPLLPTTLDERYHHHKFPNSLWVSSSGQEPMNNPVPCQVFPLASGGTSSGYCNGTYVSSHERSSSQTRQSVETQPLPVTNQPQGQRDMSWPEDQLQGFFDFPPQAESSRAKSEWPDWANQMISVDDGLEPNWSELLGDPNVLNQDSKIPTPSCDIARQEIVVSTQHQVDPSSAKSPQASSMTSKQRMRWTPELHEAFVDAINQLGGSERATPKAVLKLINSPGLTIYHVKSHLQKYRTARYKPEISVDTEKPPLKTLKTIEDIKSLDLKTSIEITEALRLQMEVQKKLHEQLEVQRTLQLQIEEQGRYLQMMIEKQQQKMQEKKIGSSSGTSTMPEADTSSAPSPDLSQVSITERLQSGSGTLDQSGSPSLATKKRVRED, encoded by the exons ATGACACTTACTGGCGATTTTGGGTTTCCAACAGCCATGTCTTCCTTTTTCCCACTTCTTCCTACAACACTAGATGAGAGATACCATCACCATAAGTTTCCTAACTCTTTGTGGGTTTCATCATCAGGACAGGAACCGATGAACAACCCTGTACCTTGTCAAGTGTTTCCTCTAGCTTCCGGTGGCACTTCTTCTGGATACTGCAATGGCACGTACGTTTCATCACATGAAAGAAGCTCCTCACAGACCAGACAATCCGTGGAAACACAACCCTTGCCGGTGACTAATCAACCTCAAGGGCAGAGAGATATGAGCTGGCCTGAAGACCAGCTCCAAGGGTTCTTTGACTTTCCTCCACAAGCAGAGAGCAGCAGAGCGAAAAGCGAATGGCCAGACTGGGCCAATCAGATGATCTCTGTCGATGATGGTCTGGAACCTAACTGGTCGGAGCTTCTAGGTGATCCTAATGTCCTCAACCAAGATTCAAAG ATACCAACACCGTCTTGTGATATAGCTAGGCAAGAGATAGTAGTCAGTACTCAGCATCAGGTGGATCCTTCGAGTGCCAAAAGCCCACAAGCTAGTTCAATGACATCTAAGCAACGAATGCGTTGGACACCTGAACTCCATGAAGCATTTGTTGATGCTATCAATCAGCTCGGTGGTAGTGAAC GAGCCACACCTAAGGCTGTATTGAAGCTCATCAATAGCCCAGGGCTGACCATATACCATGTCAAAAGCCATTTGCAG AAATACAGAACGGCTAGGTATAAACCGGAGATTTCAGTAGATACAG AAAAACCTCCACTGAAGACTTTGAAGACCATTGAAGATATCAAGTCTCTTGACTTGAAGAC GAGCATTGAAATCACTGAAGCTCTACGGTTACAAATGGAAGTTCAGAAAAAACTCCATGAGCAACTTGAG GTCCAAAGAACGTTACAGTTACAAATTGAGGAACAAGGTCGGTATCTCCAGATGATGATTGAGAAACAACAACAGAAGATGCAAGAGAAGAAAATAGGCTCTTCTTCTGGCACATCAACAATGCCAGAAGCTGACACTTCTTCAGCTCCATCACCAGACCTTTCACAAGTGTCAATAACTGAGAGACTGCAGAGTGGTTCTGGCACATTGGATCAGAGCGGGTCTCCCTCTTTGGCTACTAAGAAACGAGTTAGAGAAGATTAA
- the LOC106293957 gene encoding cysteine-rich repeat secretory protein 39 isoform X1, producing MVVHLISPIARTVALIFISLPSLINTSLLDYDTLVFSKCDSSDTNILQKTTTTQYPNYSNHNLFLRAQALYSFLSKLESESSRAKFFKTLAGNDQHAVSGWFQCREDYPSEICHRCVTELRSISSRMCGNATSARVHLRGCHMVYEFEFVDTPTAQAYNHHNYKLMETPERGLIHKICDGATAETLAGFEEMRTEALTAAETGVVDGHGFYEESYKLLHVVAQCDGHVEACDCGECVSAAAAAAAEECPWSIAGQIYLEGCYVGYTYNPHEYPGDSYHEEGGQASTGKSLAIVVGGVAALVFVAIFFLFLKSLRRKGDDC from the exons ATGGTTGTTCACTTGATCTCTCCTATCGCACGAACCGTAGCCCTAATCTTCATCTCTCTTCCCTCTCTCATTAACACATCCTTATTGGATTACGACACTCTAGTGTTCAGTAAATGTGATTCATCAGACACAAACATCCTCCAAAAAACAACAACCACACAGTATCCCAATTACTCAAACCATAATCTCTTTCTTCGTGCGCAAGCTCTTTATTCTTTCTTAAGCAAACTCGAATCAGAATCCTCTCGAGCGAAGTTCTTTAAGACTCTAGCTGGTAACGACCAACACGCCGTCTCAGGATGGTTCCAATGCAGAGAAGATTATCCGAGTGAGATATGCCATAGATGTGTTACTGAGCTTCGTAGTATTTCGTCTAGAATGTGTGGAAATGCTACGTCAGCTCGTGTTCATCTCAGGGGATGTCACATGGTGTACGAATTCGAATTTGTTGATACCCCTACTGCTC AAGCCTATAATCATCATAACTACAAGTTAATGGAAACACCGGAACGCGGTCTCATCCACAAGATATGTGACGGAGCTACGGCGGAGACGTTAGCGGGATTCGAAGAGATGAGAACGGAGGCACTCACTGCTGCCGAAACAGGAGTTGTTGACGGGCACGGGTTCTACGAGGAAAGCTACAAGCTCCTGCACGTTGTGGCTCAGTGCGACGGCCACGTTGAAGCCTGTGATTGCGGTGAGTGCGTCAGTGCGGCCGCGGCAGCAGCGGCAGAAGAGTGTCCGTGGTCCATCGCCGGTCAAATATACTTGGAAGGTTGCTACGTTGGGTATACGTATAACCCGCATGAATATCCCGGTGATTCATACCACG AGGAAGGGGGACAAGCAAGCACGGGGAAGTCGTTGGCGATAGTTGTAGGAGGAGTCGCGGCTTTGGTCTTTGTTGCTATTTTCTTCTTGTTCCTCAAGAGCTTGCGTAGAAAAGGAGATG ATTGTTGA
- the LOC106294172 gene encoding uncharacterized protein LOC106294172 — protein sequence MNTLLCFVLKPFFFFFCFFYLAKVLKTFKSLLVSESKSTFSSFSPQLQDMAKQTMVLKVNMSSEKYRTKAMKIVVGASGVKGVRLEKEQGKLMVEGEGVDVLELARTLKKKVGKTEIIKVS from the exons ATGAACACCCTCCTTTGTTTTGTTCTCAAACCTTTCTTCTTCTTTTTTTGTTTTTTTTATTTGGCCAAAGTTCTGAAAACTTTCAAGAGCCTTCTTGTCTCAGAAAGCAAAAGCACCTTTTCAAGTTTCTCTCCACAGCTACAAGATATGGCAAAG CAAACCATGGTGCTGAAAGTGAATATGAGCAGTGAAAAATACAGGACCAAAGCCATGAAGATTGTAGTAGGAGCATCCG GAGTTAAGGGTGTGCGGTTGGAGAAAGAACAAGGGAAGCTTATGGTGGAAGGAGAGGGAGTGGATGTACTTGAGCTTGCCCGAACTCTGAAGAAGAAAGTAGGCAAAACTGAGATCATCAAAGTTTCTTAA
- the LOC106296195 gene encoding protein PHR1-LIKE 1 isoform X1 — MIKCVHSDSNPLIVSVVYQKPFCLFPFFLFPNGTFPSCLHLIPISYFVVHYFDFDASVMSMIASWLKQVLFWEPMNNPVPCQVFPLASGGTSSGYCNGTYVSSHERSSSQTRQSVETQPLPVTNQPQGQRDMSWPEDQLQGFFDFPPQAESSRAKSEWPDWANQMISVDDGLEPNWSELLGDPNVLNQDSKIPTPSCDIARQEIVVSTQHQVDPSSAKSPQASSMTSKQRMRWTPELHEAFVDAINQLGGSERATPKAVLKLINSPGLTIYHVKSHLQKYRTARYKPEISVDTEKPPLKTLKTIEDIKSLDLKTSIEITEALRLQMEVQKKLHEQLEVQRTLQLQIEEQGRYLQMMIEKQQQKMQEKKIGSSSGTSTMPEADTSSAPSPDLSQVSITERLQSGSGTLDQSGSPSLATKKRVRED, encoded by the exons ATGATAAAATGTGTTCATAGTGACTCTAATCCTTTGATTGTCTCTGTGGTTTACCAAAAGCCATTTTGCCTTTTTCCTTTCTTTCTTTTCCCAAATGGGACGTTTCCCAGTTGCTTGCATTTGATTCCAATATCTTATTTTGTGGTCCACTATTTTGATTTTGATGCATCTGTCATGTCCATGATAGCTTCCTGGCTGAAACAAGTTTTGTTTTGG GAACCGATGAACAACCCTGTACCTTGTCAAGTGTTTCCTCTAGCTTCCGGTGGCACTTCTTCTGGATACTGCAATGGCACGTACGTTTCATCACATGAAAGAAGCTCCTCACAGACCAGACAATCCGTGGAAACACAACCCTTGCCGGTGACTAATCAACCTCAAGGGCAGAGAGATATGAGCTGGCCTGAAGACCAGCTCCAAGGGTTCTTTGACTTTCCTCCACAAGCAGAGAGCAGCAGAGCGAAAAGCGAATGGCCAGACTGGGCCAATCAGATGATCTCTGTCGATGATGGTCTGGAACCTAACTGGTCGGAGCTTCTAGGTGATCCTAATGTCCTCAACCAAGATTCAAAG ATACCAACACCGTCTTGTGATATAGCTAGGCAAGAGATAGTAGTCAGTACTCAGCATCAGGTGGATCCTTCGAGTGCCAAAAGCCCACAAGCTAGTTCAATGACATCTAAGCAACGAATGCGTTGGACACCTGAACTCCATGAAGCATTTGTTGATGCTATCAATCAGCTCGGTGGTAGTGAAC GAGCCACACCTAAGGCTGTATTGAAGCTCATCAATAGCCCAGGGCTGACCATATACCATGTCAAAAGCCATTTGCAG AAATACAGAACGGCTAGGTATAAACCGGAGATTTCAGTAGATACAG AAAAACCTCCACTGAAGACTTTGAAGACCATTGAAGATATCAAGTCTCTTGACTTGAAGAC GAGCATTGAAATCACTGAAGCTCTACGGTTACAAATGGAAGTTCAGAAAAAACTCCATGAGCAACTTGAG GTCCAAAGAACGTTACAGTTACAAATTGAGGAACAAGGTCGGTATCTCCAGATGATGATTGAGAAACAACAACAGAAGATGCAAGAGAAGAAAATAGGCTCTTCTTCTGGCACATCAACAATGCCAGAAGCTGACACTTCTTCAGCTCCATCACCAGACCTTTCACAAGTGTCAATAACTGAGAGACTGCAGAGTGGTTCTGGCACATTGGATCAGAGCGGGTCTCCCTCTTTGGCTACTAAGAAACGAGTTAGAGAAGATTAA
- the LOC106293462 gene encoding peroxisome biogenesis protein 12: protein MLFQVGGDGTRPTFFEMAAAQQLPSSLRAALTYSLGVFALRRSFLHRILDYEDEFFAALMLVLEGHSLRTTDASFAESLYGLKRKSVRLRLRLSKGSGLEKRQRILSVVFLVVLPYFKSKLHGIYNKEREARLRESIWGEEDQGFDEADFFTGEEPVVSRGDSGDQELSVRVQVATRIKKFVAVCYPWIHTEGLSFTYQLLYLLDATGFYSLGVQVCRATGQELMDTSSRISKIRNHERERLRGPPWLKTVQGALLSCSYAVLDYAQTGLIAAVFIFKMMEWWYQSAEERMTAPTVYPPPPPPPSPKVAKEGIPLPPDRTLCALCLQKLANPSVVTVSGFVFSYSCVFKYVSQYKRCPVTLIPASVDQIRRLFHDT from the exons ATGCTGTTTCAGGTAGGAGGTGATGGCACGCGCCCTACCTTCTTCGAGATGGCCGCAGCTCAGCAGCTTCCATCTAGCCTCCGCGCCGCTCTCACATACTCCCTCGGC GTTTTTGCATTGAGAAGATCGTTTCTTCATAGAATCTTAGACTACGAGGATGAGTTCTTTGCTGCTCTGATGCTTGTTCTCGAAGGACATAGCTTACGAACCACAG ATGCTTCGTTTGCTGAATCATTGTATGGTTTAAAGAGGAAGTCAGTGAGATTGAGATTGAGATTAAGCAAAGGTTCTGGTTTAGAGAAACGCCAGAGGATCCTCTCTGTTGTGTTTCTG GTTGTGTTACCGTATTTTAAGTCCAAGTTGCATGGTATATATAACAAGGAGAGGGAAGCGAGGCTCCGGGAGAGTATATGGGGAGAAGAGGATCAAGGGTTTGATGAAGCTGACTTTTTCACAGGGGAGGAGCCAGTTGTTTCAAGAGGGGATAGTGGGGATCAGGAGCTTTCTGTTCGAGTGCAGGTAGCTACGAGGATTAAAAAGTTTGTAGCTGTGTGCTATCCTTGGATACATACTGAAG GATTATCATTCACTTACCAGCTCTTATATCTACTCGACGCTACTGGATTTTATTCCCTTGGAGTTCAAGTTTGTCGAGCTACAGGGCAAGAGCTG ATGGATACATCATCAAGAATTTCAAAAATAAGAAACCATGAGCGTGAGAGACTTCGTGGTCCTCCATGGCTAAAA ACAGTGCAAGGGGCACTTCTCAGCTGTTCATATGCAGTGCTTGATTACGCCCAAACCGGTTTAATTGCAGCAGTTTTTATCTTTAAA ATGATGGAGTGGTGGTATCAATCAGCTGAAGAGAGAATGACAGCTCCCACCGTGTACCCTCCACCTCCACCTCCTCCATCCCCAAAG GTGGCTAAAGAAGGAATCCCTCTACCTCCTGACAGGACTCTCTGCGCGTTATGCTTGCAAAAACTTGCAAACCCATCAGTTGTAACAGTCTCTGGATTTGTCTTCTCCTATTCTTGCGTATTCAAGTATGTTTCACAG TACAAGCGATGTCCAGTGACATTGATTCCAGCAAGCGTGGATCAGATTAGGAGGTTGTTTCATGACACTTAG
- the LOC106295933 gene encoding histone-lysine N-methyltransferase SUVR4 isoform X2, giving the protein MLPLILTDERVRKACETTRELKIPDEKTLSVLKKLLQENGENWTLIKLDNYTALIDAIYSLDEEEEEEEEEEDKKKKETSSNSTRGKHVFDSPPSGALKKQRESSSNRGKNVVVGTECSPATLKRKYETRSATSGSSSEEAQKQQQTSNGVVRKKKYKTIIRDITKGSESVEISLVDEVGTEQVPKFTYIPHNIVYQSAYLHVSLARISDDDCCASCKGDCLSADFPCACARETSGEYAYSKEGLLKEEFLDTCLKMKKAPDSFSKFYCQDCPLERGDGKCEGHLIRKFIKECWRKCGCDMMCGNRVVQRGIRCQLQVYFTQEGKGWGIRTLQDLPKGTFVCEYIGEILTNTELYERNIRSTSERHTYPVTLDADWGSEKDLKDEEALCLDATICGNVARFVNHRCEDANLIDIPVQIETPDRHYYHIAFFTIRDVKAMDELTWDYLIDFHDESHPVKAFRCCCGSELCRDKKPKGSGGKSGERRKAVPAKKQAGSKAMALKRK; this is encoded by the exons ATGCTGCCTTTGATCCTCACCGACGAGAGGGTACGCAAAGCTTGCGAGACAACAAGAGAACTCAAAATCCCCGATGAGAAGACACTCTCGGTGCTTAAGAAGCTACTCCAAGAGAACGGTGAGAACTGGACTCTCATCAAACTTGATAACTACACCGCATTGATCGACGCTATCTACTCTCTCGACGAAGAAGAAGAAGAAGAAGAAGAAGAAGAGGATAAGAAAAAAAAGGAAACTTCATCAAACAGCACTAGAGGGAAGCATGTCTTTGACTCTCCTCCTAGTGGTGCTCTGAAGAAGCAAAGAGAAAGTTCATCTAACAGAGGGAAGAATGTTGTTGTGGGCACTGAGTGCTCTCCTGCTACTCTGAAAAGAAAATATGAGACCCGTTCTGCAACCTCAGGCTCATCCTCCGAGGAAGCTCAGAAGCAGCAACAGACCAGCAATGGTGTTGTTCGCAAGAAGAAGTATAAAACCATTATTCGTGACATCACGAAAGGTTCGGAGAGCGTTGAGATATCTCTGGTTGATGAGGTTGGGACTGAGCAGGTCCCCAAGTTTACTTACATCCCTCACAACATCGTGTACCAAAGTGCTTACTTGCATGTCTCTCTGGCTCGGATTTCTGATGATGATTGTTGCGCGAGCTGTAAGGGGGACTGTCTTTCGGCTGATTTTCCGTGTGCGTGTGCTCGTGAAACCAGCGGAGAGTATGCGTATAGTAAAGAAGGGTTGTTAAAGGAGGAGTTTTTGGATACTTGTCTTAAGATGAAAAAGGCGCCTGATAGCTTCAGTAAGTTTTACTGCCAAGACTGCCCTTTGGAGAGAGGTGATGGAAAGTGTGAAGGGCATTTGATCAGGAAGTTTATTAAGGAGTGCTGGAGGAAGTGTGGGTGTGATATGATGTGTGGGAATCGAGTGGTGCAGAGAGGGATAAGGTGCCA GTTGCAGGTTTACTTTACTCAAGAAGGGAAAGGATGGGGTATTAGAACACTGCAAGACTTGCCGAAAGGAACATTTGTCTGTGAATACATTGGTGAAATATTGACCAATACGGAGTTGTACGAGCGGAATATAAGGTCTACTAGTGAACGGCATACATATCCTGTAACTCTGGATGCAGACTGGGGTTCTGAAAAGGATTTGAAAGATGAAGAAGCTCTCTGTCTGGATGCCACAATCTGTGGGAATGTCGCTAGGTTTGTCAATCACAG ATGTGAGGATGCAAACTTGATTGATATTCCGGTACAAATAGAGACTCCTGACAGACATTATTACCAT ATTGCCTTTTTTACCATTCGAGACGTGAAGGCCATGGATGAACTGACATGG GATTACTTGATAGATTTCCATGATGAAAGCCATCCCGTGAAGGCATTTAGATGTTGCTGCGGAAGCGAATTATGCAGAGACAAAAAGCCAAAAG GATCTGGAGGCAAGTCAGGAGAAAGAAGAAAGGCTGTTCCTGCTAAAAAACAAGCAG GTTCCAAAGCGATGGCATTAAAACGAAAATGA